A section of the Deinococcus taeanensis genome encodes:
- a CDS encoding response regulator produces MTPSARVRVLLVEDDLRVARVNRDLLERDPDVHVVGSAATCAQGDALAQALRPDLILLDVHLPDGSGLGLLRHWRTQGLTTDVAMITAADDEPSVRLALAHGAFDYLIKPFTGARLADLIARHRARHARTPSASRLDQGRLDRLLGLSSTSPAPLPRGIDPNTLERVAQALAVATGAVTAEEVGDQVGLSRVTAWRYLEHLVRSGQATLEHQYGHAGRPVKLYRARA; encoded by the coding sequence ATGACGCCCTCCGCCCGCGTGAGGGTCCTGCTCGTCGAGGATGACCTGCGGGTCGCCCGCGTGAACCGCGACCTGCTGGAACGCGATCCGGACGTGCACGTGGTCGGCAGCGCCGCCACCTGCGCGCAGGGTGACGCGCTCGCCCAGGCGCTGCGCCCGGACCTGATCCTGCTCGACGTGCACCTGCCCGACGGCAGCGGACTGGGCCTGCTGCGCCACTGGAGGACCCAGGGCCTCACGACCGACGTCGCCATGATCACCGCCGCGGACGATGAACCCAGCGTGCGCCTCGCCCTCGCCCACGGCGCATTCGACTACCTGATCAAACCATTCACCGGCGCGCGCCTCGCCGACCTGATCGCCCGGCACCGCGCCCGGCACGCCCGCACCCCCAGCGCTTCCCGCCTGGACCAGGGCCGCCTCGACCGCCTGCTTGGCCTGAGCAGCACCTCGCCCGCGCCCCTGCCGCGCGGCATCGACCCGAACACCCTGGAACGGGTCGCGCAGGCCCTGGCCGTCGCTACGGGCGCCGTCACCGCCGAGGAGGTCGGGGATCAGGTCGGGCTGAGCCGTGTGACCGCGTGGCGTTACCTGGAGCACCTCGTGCGCAGCGGGCAGGCCACCCTGGAACACCAGTACGGCCATGCGGGCCGACCCGTGAAACTCTACCGGGCCCGCGCCTGA
- a CDS encoding ATP-binding protein: protein MILSRRPTLQGRLVRLHLMVLCGMTVLLVIVQTAQLYREARARLGERALTASRIVAQLPVVVRGAERGTQNPDLNARVNALRDEAEADFIVVGNRAGIRLAHPLTDRLGQPMEGGDNAEPFAGREVVTVARGSLGYSVRGKVPVWQGGVTGTRVVGVVSTGYLMPQVWHLVLSALVSLLPWFILALSLGTGGAVWAARRLRAEILNLEPEQIAQLAQQQRAVLAALREGVLAVGPGGLVTLISSRAGAMLGGPSAPAPLATLWPELALFTAGSGAARTQNLELSLRGQPVLVNIEPLDGGGFVVGFRDRAEALALADELTHARGFVDVLRAQTHEYQNRLHVLSGLLQLGRSDEALRVLNAEIHADTQFRQLLRDVQVPRLVALLAGKRERAQELGVDFEVVEGSSLSAVWERHADTLVSAVGNLTENAFEALAGQPGYVSVLIGEDPDGMQIEVEDTGPGVSPHLAQTLYARGVSSKGEGRGYGLHGVMTRVEALGGTLRHTRRGEHTVFQLSLPLPAARLQLPQEAGA from the coding sequence ATGATCCTTTCCCGTCGCCCCACCCTGCAGGGCCGCCTGGTGCGGCTGCACCTGATGGTGCTGTGCGGCATGACGGTCCTGCTGGTGATCGTCCAGACCGCCCAGCTGTACCGCGAGGCCCGCGCCCGCCTGGGCGAGCGGGCCCTGACCGCCAGCCGCATCGTCGCGCAGCTGCCGGTGGTCGTGCGGGGCGCGGAGCGCGGCACGCAGAACCCGGACCTGAATGCCCGCGTGAATGCCCTGCGCGACGAGGCCGAAGCGGACTTCATCGTGGTCGGCAACCGCGCCGGCATCCGGCTGGCGCACCCGCTGACCGACCGGCTGGGGCAGCCCATGGAGGGCGGCGACAACGCTGAACCGTTCGCCGGGCGCGAGGTGGTCACCGTTGCGCGCGGCAGCCTGGGCTACAGCGTGCGCGGCAAGGTGCCGGTCTGGCAGGGCGGCGTGACGGGCACGCGGGTGGTCGGTGTGGTCAGCACCGGCTACCTGATGCCCCAGGTGTGGCACCTGGTGCTCAGTGCGCTGGTCAGCCTGCTGCCCTGGTTCATCCTGGCGCTGAGCCTGGGAACGGGGGGCGCCGTGTGGGCGGCGCGGCGCCTTCGGGCCGAGATCCTGAATCTCGAGCCTGAACAGATCGCGCAGCTCGCCCAGCAGCAGCGGGCCGTTCTGGCAGCGCTACGCGAGGGCGTCCTGGCGGTCGGCCCAGGCGGCCTGGTCACCCTGATCAGCAGCCGCGCCGGCGCCATGCTGGGCGGGCCGTCTGCCCCGGCGCCCCTGGCGACCCTCTGGCCGGAACTGGCGCTGTTCACGGCCGGCAGCGGCGCCGCGCGCACCCAGAACCTGGAACTCAGCCTGCGGGGTCAGCCGGTCCTGGTGAACATCGAACCGCTGGACGGCGGCGGCTTCGTGGTGGGTTTCCGCGACCGCGCCGAGGCGCTCGCCCTGGCCGATGAGCTCACGCACGCGCGCGGCTTCGTGGACGTGCTGCGCGCGCAGACCCACGAGTACCAGAACCGCCTGCACGTTCTGTCGGGCCTGCTGCAACTGGGCCGCAGCGACGAGGCCCTGCGCGTCCTGAACGCCGAGATTCACGCGGACACCCAGTTCCGCCAGCTGCTGCGCGACGTGCAGGTTCCCCGCCTCGTGGCGCTGCTCGCCGGAAAGCGTGAGCGCGCCCAGGAACTCGGCGTGGACTTCGAGGTGGTCGAGGGCAGCAGCCTGAGCGCCGTGTGGGAACGGCACGCCGACACCCTGGTCAGCGCCGTGGGGAACCTTACCGAGAACGCCTTCGAGGCACTCGCCGGACAGCCCGGGTACGTGAGCGTCCTGATTGGCGAGGACCCCGACGGCATGCAGATCGAGGTGGAGGACACCGGCCCCGGCGTCTCCCCCCACCTCGCGCAGACCCTGTACGCCCGCGGCGTGAGTAGCAAAGGCGAAGGCCGTGGCTACGGCCTGCACGGCGTGATGACGCGCGTGGAGGCCCTGGGCGGCACCCTGCGCCACACCCGGCGCGGTGAGCACACCGTCTTTCAGCTGAGCCTGCCGCTCCCCGCCGCGCGCCTGCAGCTCCCACAGGAGGCCGGCGCATGA
- a CDS encoding Bug family tripartite tricarboxylate transporter substrate binding protein: protein MKKHAVLAVSALLTLIAPVSAQSLDNLRIMAPASPGGGWDQTSRALQSTLQNQNIVKPVQVFNVPGAGGTIGLAQLYNSKGDGKLLMTMGLVMVGAIQTNSSKVDLSRVTPIARLTGEYEVIVVPASSPYKTLGDLAAAWKSNTGLAFAGGSAGGTDHMLVGLFAKAAGVDPKKMNYVPFSGGGETLAAVLGNQVTAAVAGYGEFEAQIKAGKLRALAISAPKAQAAIPVPTMKSQGFNVDLANWRGIVAPPGISSSEKAALVSALDKMHASKEWKDTLKTRNWTDLYMSGSRFDVFLKLEANRTREILKDIGLVK, encoded by the coding sequence ATGAAGAAACACGCCGTTCTAGCCGTGTCAGCGCTGCTGACCCTTATCGCCCCCGTCAGTGCCCAGTCGCTCGACAACCTGCGCATCATGGCCCCCGCCAGCCCCGGCGGCGGCTGGGACCAGACCAGCCGCGCCCTGCAGAGCACGCTGCAGAACCAGAACATCGTCAAGCCCGTGCAGGTGTTCAACGTGCCCGGCGCCGGCGGCACCATCGGCCTGGCCCAGCTGTACAACAGCAAGGGTGACGGCAAACTGCTGATGACCATGGGGCTCGTGATGGTCGGCGCCATTCAGACGAACAGCTCCAAGGTGGACCTCAGCCGCGTCACCCCGATTGCCCGCCTCACCGGCGAGTACGAAGTTATCGTGGTGCCTGCCAGCAGCCCCTACAAGACGCTGGGTGACCTGGCGGCCGCCTGGAAGAGCAACACTGGCCTCGCGTTCGCTGGCGGCAGCGCCGGCGGAACCGACCACATGCTTGTCGGTCTGTTCGCCAAGGCGGCGGGCGTGGACCCCAAGAAGATGAACTACGTGCCGTTCAGCGGCGGCGGCGAAACCCTGGCCGCGGTGCTGGGCAACCAGGTGACCGCCGCGGTGGCGGGGTACGGCGAGTTCGAAGCGCAGATCAAGGCCGGCAAGCTCCGTGCGCTGGCCATCAGCGCGCCCAAGGCGCAGGCGGCCATTCCGGTGCCCACCATGAAGTCCCAGGGCTTCAACGTGGACCTCGCGAACTGGCGCGGCATCGTCGCCCCTCCCGGCATCAGCAGCAGCGAGAAGGCCGCGCTGGTCTCCGCGCTGGACAAGATGCACGCCAGCAAGGAATGGAAGGACACCCTCAAGACCCGCAACTGGACGGACCTGTACATGAGCGGCAGCAGGTTCGACGTGTTCCTGAAACTCGAAGCGAACCGCACGCGCGAGATCCTCAAGGACATCGGGCTCGTCAAGTAA
- a CDS encoding tripartite tricarboxylate transporter TctB family protein has product MTDPSPSPAPAVRAPLSLPDLAVALGILVLGGLLLAGTLQIPFGINAVVGPRVFPLIVSVGTLLLGALLLVSTLRGYRAEPAAEEDSDPDAKPDLRQPGIILAGFLVGTLLLQPLGFVLGTAVMYFSVGFAFGERRLPLLVGVALVVALVTYVAFTRGLGLSLPAGVLKGVL; this is encoded by the coding sequence GTGACTGACCCTTCCCCCTCCCCTGCGCCGGCCGTCCGGGCACCGCTGAGCCTCCCGGACCTCGCCGTGGCGCTGGGCATCCTGGTGCTTGGCGGCCTGCTGCTGGCCGGTACGCTGCAGATTCCGTTCGGAATCAACGCGGTGGTCGGCCCGCGCGTGTTTCCGCTGATCGTCTCGGTCGGTACGCTGCTGCTGGGCGCCCTGCTGCTCGTCTCCACACTGCGCGGCTACCGGGCCGAACCGGCCGCCGAGGAGGATTCCGACCCGGACGCGAAGCCGGACCTGCGCCAGCCCGGGATCATCCTGGCGGGATTCCTGGTGGGCACCCTGCTTCTGCAGCCGCTGGGGTTCGTGCTGGGCACGGCCGTGATGTATTTCAGTGTGGGCTTCGCGTTCGGTGAGCGCCGCCTGCCCCTGCTGGTGGGCGTGGCGCTCGTTGTGGCGCTGGTCACGTACGTGGCCTTCACCCGCGGGCTGGGGCTCAGCCTGCCGGCCGGTGTGCTGAAAGGGGTGCTGTGA
- a CDS encoding tripartite tricarboxylate transporter permease yields the protein MDAVQSLLAGFETALTPLNLLWALLGVTLGTLVGVLPGIGPALTVALLLPVTAKLPPVSAFIMFAGIYYGGMFGGSTTSILLNTPGESSSIITALEGNKMARRGRAAAALATAAIGSFVAGTIGTALLTFAAPAIAEVAVQIPPSAKFALIMLAFVTISATFGGSPLRGLISLFFGLAIGLVGTDLQSGQARFTLGYPELLDGIDFVTVVIGLFAVGETLFVASRLRKDKASVIKLEGNASMTRDDWRRSWKPWLRGTALGFPFGAIPAGGAEIPTFLSYTLEKKLSRHPEEFGKGAIEGVAGPEAANNASAAGVLVPLLTLGLPTSATAAILLAAFQQYGLQPGPLLFVTSPDLVWGLIASLYIGNVMLLALNLPLAPIWARLLLIPRPFLYAGILVFSTVGVYSLNNSVFDLFLLAIFGVIGYGMRRFDFPVTPAIIGVILGPVAESQFRTATQQSNGDFSVFVRQPLSAFILLLVLLSLIIPQVLKARARAAGRGAVQAG from the coding sequence ATGGACGCCGTTCAGTCCCTGCTGGCGGGCTTCGAGACCGCCCTGACTCCCCTGAACCTGCTGTGGGCTCTGCTCGGCGTGACGCTGGGCACGCTGGTGGGCGTGCTGCCCGGCATCGGCCCGGCCCTGACAGTGGCGCTGCTGCTGCCGGTCACGGCGAAACTGCCGCCGGTGAGCGCGTTCATCATGTTCGCCGGGATCTATTACGGGGGGATGTTCGGTGGGTCCACGACCAGCATTCTGCTGAACACACCTGGGGAATCAAGCTCCATCATCACGGCGCTGGAAGGCAACAAGATGGCCCGCCGTGGCCGCGCCGCCGCGGCCCTGGCCACCGCGGCCATCGGGTCGTTCGTGGCCGGCACGATCGGCACGGCCCTGCTGACCTTCGCGGCGCCCGCCATTGCGGAGGTCGCGGTGCAGATCCCGCCCAGCGCGAAGTTCGCGCTGATCATGCTGGCGTTCGTGACCATCAGCGCCACCTTTGGCGGGTCGCCGCTGCGCGGCCTGATCAGTCTGTTCTTCGGCCTGGCAATCGGTCTGGTCGGCACGGACCTGCAGAGCGGGCAGGCGCGCTTCACGCTGGGGTACCCGGAACTCCTGGACGGCATTGATTTCGTGACCGTGGTGATCGGCCTGTTCGCGGTCGGTGAGACGCTGTTCGTCGCCAGCCGCCTGCGCAAGGACAAAGCCAGCGTCATCAAGCTTGAAGGGAACGCCAGCATGACCCGCGACGACTGGCGCCGCTCGTGGAAACCCTGGCTGCGCGGCACGGCGCTCGGCTTCCCGTTCGGGGCGATTCCGGCGGGCGGCGCGGAGATCCCCACCTTCCTGAGCTACACCCTGGAGAAGAAGCTCAGCCGGCACCCTGAGGAGTTCGGCAAGGGCGCCATTGAGGGTGTGGCCGGGCCGGAAGCCGCGAACAACGCCTCTGCGGCCGGCGTGCTCGTTCCCCTGCTGACCTTGGGCCTGCCCACCAGTGCCACGGCCGCGATTCTGCTGGCCGCGTTCCAGCAGTACGGGCTGCAACCCGGGCCACTGCTGTTCGTCACCAGCCCGGACCTGGTGTGGGGCCTGATTGCCAGCCTGTACATCGGCAACGTCATGCTGCTGGCCCTGAACCTGCCGCTGGCCCCCATCTGGGCGCGGCTGCTGCTGATCCCCCGTCCGTTCCTGTACGCCGGCATCCTGGTGTTCAGCACGGTCGGCGTGTATTCACTGAACAACAGCGTGTTCGACCTGTTCCTGCTGGCGATCTTCGGCGTGATCGGGTACGGCATGCGCCGCTTCGACTTTCCGGTCACGCCCGCGATCATCGGTGTGATTCTGGGGCCGGTCGCCGAAAGTCAGTTCCGCACGGCCACCCAGCAGAGCAATGGGGATTTCAGTGTGTTTGTGCGCCAGCCTCTCTCGGCGTTCATCCTGCTGCTGGTGCTGCTGTCGCTGATCATTCCGCAGGTGCTCAAGGCCCGCGCACGCGCCGCTGGGCGGGGGGCGGTGCAGGCAGGCTGA
- the metH gene encoding methionine synthase, translating into MSTDIRAEAQRRILILDGAWGTQLQQAGLSEGDFRWDGADPLRMYRGNFDLLQLTRPDVIRAVHRAYFEAGADIASTNTFNSTTISQADYGTEHLARAMNVAGARLAREVADEFTARDGRRRWVAGSVGPTNRTATLSPDVERPEFRNVTFDDLVAAYTDAVEGLIEGGADLLLIETVFDTLNAKAALFACEEAFARTGVHLPVMLSGTITDASGRTLSGQTPEAFAISTAHANLFSLGLNCALGADLLRPHLREIARSTEALVSVHPNAGLPNAFGEYDETPEYTASVLADFAREGLVNIVGGCCGTTPEHIRAIAAAVRELPPRAAPVLSPVLRLSGLEAFKVTAETNFVNVGERTNVTGSPKFAKAILAGDFDAGLKIARQQVENGAQLVDVNFDEGMLDGEAAMVKFLNLLAGEPDISRVPLMLDSSKWEILEAGLKRVQGKAVVNSISLKDGEAKFLERARLLRRYGAAAVVMAFDEQGQADNLARRTEICSRAYHLLTTQAAFAPQDIIFDPNVLTVATGIEEHDRYAIDFIEATRWIKANLPGALVSGGISNVSFSFRGNNHVREAMHAVFLYHAIRAGLDMGIVNAGMLAVYEDIEPELRDAVEDVILARRSDATERLLELADRYKGVKREAGAASAWRDLPVGQRLKHALVQGIADFVEADAEEAYQELGSPLRVIEGPLMDGMNVVGDLFGAGKMFLPQVVKSARVMKRAVAYLTPYMEAEKQEAGGKGRVLLATVKGDVHDIGKNIVGVVLACNGYQVTDLGVMVPTERILDEAARIGADVIGLSGLITPSLDEMVGVASEMTRRGLSLPLLIGGATTSRAHTAVKIDPAYAGPVVHVLDASRAVTITADLLADPGAVQDRVRAEYDALRERHGERQVRLVTLAEARAGAPQLSPTPAPAPREPGRQIIEQPITGLLDYIDWTPFFIAWEMKGIYPNILTDPLRGEEARSLFADAQALLRRIIDERLLTARGVIGLWPARRDGDDIAVQVTPDIPAGETLDWHTHELAAGREPLPGVVHLHTLRQQRQQATPNAALADFVQPDGDHIGAFAVAIHGAEALAAQFEAAHDDYSAILVKAIADRLAEAFAEKLHRDVRVTHWGYVPDESLGNDDLIRERYQGIRPAPGYPAQPDHTEKRTIFQLLAAQDIGLKLTESCAMTPAAAVSGLYFAHPDARYLAVGRIGRDQVEDYARRKGQSVQETERWLAPILAYDPAKVTASAQVQA; encoded by the coding sequence GTGAGCACGGACATTCGCGCTGAGGCGCAACGGCGAATCTTGATTCTGGACGGCGCGTGGGGCACGCAGCTGCAGCAGGCGGGCCTGAGCGAAGGTGACTTCCGCTGGGACGGCGCCGATCCCCTGCGGATGTACCGCGGGAACTTCGACCTGCTGCAGCTGACCCGGCCGGACGTCATCCGCGCCGTGCACCGCGCGTACTTCGAGGCAGGCGCGGATATCGCCAGCACGAACACGTTCAACTCCACCACGATCAGCCAGGCGGACTACGGAACCGAGCACCTGGCGCGGGCCATGAATGTGGCGGGCGCCCGACTGGCGCGCGAAGTTGCCGATGAGTTCACGGCGCGTGACGGCCGGCGCCGCTGGGTGGCCGGCAGCGTGGGGCCCACGAACCGCACGGCCACCCTTTCCCCGGACGTGGAGCGCCCGGAGTTCCGGAACGTGACGTTTGACGATCTGGTCGCGGCGTACACCGACGCGGTGGAAGGCCTGATCGAGGGTGGCGCGGACCTGCTGCTCATTGAGACGGTGTTCGACACGCTGAACGCGAAGGCGGCGCTGTTCGCCTGCGAGGAGGCGTTCGCGCGGACCGGCGTGCACCTGCCGGTCATGCTGTCGGGCACGATCACGGACGCGTCGGGCCGCACGCTGAGTGGTCAGACGCCGGAGGCGTTCGCCATCAGCACCGCCCACGCGAACCTGTTCAGCCTGGGCCTGAACTGCGCGCTCGGCGCGGACCTGCTGCGGCCGCACCTGCGGGAGATTGCCCGCAGCACCGAGGCGCTGGTGTCGGTGCATCCGAACGCCGGTCTGCCGAATGCGTTCGGGGAGTACGACGAGACGCCCGAGTACACCGCGTCTGTCCTGGCGGACTTCGCCCGCGAGGGGCTCGTGAACATTGTGGGCGGCTGCTGCGGCACCACGCCCGAGCACATCCGCGCGATTGCCGCGGCGGTGCGGGAGCTGCCGCCGCGCGCGGCGCCGGTCCTGTCGCCGGTGCTGCGCCTGAGTGGCCTGGAAGCCTTCAAGGTCACGGCCGAAACGAACTTCGTGAACGTCGGGGAGCGCACGAACGTCACGGGGAGCCCGAAGTTCGCGAAGGCCATTCTCGCGGGGGATTTCGACGCGGGCCTGAAGATCGCGCGCCAGCAGGTGGAGAACGGCGCGCAGCTGGTGGACGTGAACTTCGATGAGGGCATGCTGGACGGCGAGGCGGCCATGGTGAAGTTCCTGAATCTCCTTGCGGGCGAGCCGGACATCAGCCGCGTGCCGCTGATGCTGGACAGTTCCAAGTGGGAGATTCTTGAAGCGGGACTCAAGCGGGTGCAGGGCAAGGCGGTCGTGAATTCCATCTCGCTGAAGGACGGTGAGGCGAAGTTCCTGGAGCGGGCCCGCCTGCTGCGCCGCTACGGCGCGGCGGCGGTCGTCATGGCGTTCGACGAGCAGGGGCAGGCGGATAACCTCGCGCGGCGCACCGAGATCTGCTCGCGCGCCTACCACCTGCTGACCACGCAGGCGGCCTTCGCGCCGCAGGACATCATCTTCGACCCGAACGTCCTGACGGTCGCCACCGGCATCGAGGAGCACGACCGGTACGCCATTGATTTCATCGAGGCGACCCGCTGGATCAAGGCGAACCTGCCCGGTGCGCTCGTGTCGGGCGGGATTTCCAACGTGTCGTTCAGTTTCCGCGGCAACAACCACGTGCGTGAGGCGATGCACGCCGTGTTCCTGTACCACGCGATCCGCGCGGGCCTGGACATGGGCATCGTGAACGCCGGCATGCTCGCCGTGTACGAGGACATCGAACCGGAGCTGCGCGACGCGGTCGAGGACGTGATCCTCGCCCGCCGGTCCGACGCGACCGAGCGGCTGCTGGAGCTCGCCGACCGGTACAAGGGCGTGAAACGCGAGGCAGGCGCGGCGAGCGCGTGGCGGGACCTGCCGGTCGGCCAGCGCCTCAAGCACGCCCTGGTGCAGGGCATCGCGGACTTCGTCGAGGCTGACGCCGAGGAGGCGTACCAGGAGCTGGGCTCGCCCCTGCGGGTGATCGAGGGGCCCCTCATGGACGGCATGAACGTCGTCGGTGATCTGTTCGGTGCGGGCAAAATGTTCCTGCCGCAGGTGGTGAAGTCGGCCCGCGTGATGAAACGCGCCGTGGCGTACCTCACGCCGTACATGGAAGCCGAGAAGCAGGAGGCGGGCGGGAAGGGCCGCGTGCTGCTCGCCACCGTCAAGGGCGACGTGCACGATATCGGGAAGAACATCGTGGGCGTGGTGCTGGCCTGCAACGGGTATCAGGTGACGGACCTGGGCGTGATGGTGCCCACCGAGCGGATCCTGGACGAGGCGGCGCGGATCGGCGCGGACGTGATCGGCCTGAGCGGCCTGATCACCCCGAGCCTGGACGAGATGGTGGGCGTGGCCAGCGAGATGACCCGCCGCGGCCTGAGCCTGCCGCTGCTGATCGGCGGGGCCACCACCAGCCGCGCGCACACGGCCGTGAAGATCGACCCGGCCTACGCGGGCCCGGTGGTGCACGTGCTGGACGCCAGCCGCGCCGTGACCATCACGGCCGACCTGCTGGCCGACCCCGGCGCGGTGCAGGACCGCGTGCGGGCGGAGTACGACGCGCTGCGCGAACGGCACGGTGAACGGCAGGTGCGGCTGGTGACCCTGGCTGAGGCCCGGGCCGGCGCGCCTCAGCTCTCCCCCACCCCGGCGCCCGCGCCGCGCGAACCGGGGCGGCAGATCATCGAGCAGCCCATCACGGGCCTGCTGGACTACATTGACTGGACGCCTTTTTTCATCGCGTGGGAGATGAAGGGCATCTACCCGAACATCCTCACCGATCCGCTGCGTGGCGAGGAAGCCCGGAGCCTGTTCGCCGACGCGCAGGCCCTGCTGCGCCGCATCATTGACGAGCGGCTCCTGACCGCGCGCGGCGTGATCGGCCTGTGGCCTGCCCGGCGCGACGGGGACGACATCGCCGTGCAGGTCACGCCGGACATTCCCGCCGGCGAAACGCTCGACTGGCACACGCATGAACTTGCCGCCGGACGCGAGCCGCTGCCCGGTGTGGTTCACCTGCACACCCTACGCCAGCAGCGGCAGCAGGCCACACCGAACGCCGCGCTGGCGGACTTCGTGCAGCCGGACGGGGACCACATCGGTGCGTTCGCCGTTGCCATTCACGGCGCCGAGGCGCTCGCCGCGCAGTTTGAGGCGGCGCATGACGATTACAGCGCCATTCTCGTGAAGGCCATCGCCGACCGGCTTGCCGAGGCGTTCGCGGAAAAACTGCACCGCGACGTGCGTGTCACGCACTGGGGGTACGTGCCGGATGAGTCCCTTGGCAATGACGACCTGATCCGCGAACGGTACCAGGGCATCCGGCCCGCTCCGGGTTATCCCGCCCAGCCGGACCACACTGAAAAGCGCACGATCTTCCAGCTGCTCGCCGCGCAGGACATCGGCCTGAAGCTCACGGAGTCCTGCGCGATGACGCCCGCCGCGGCCGTGTCCGGCCTGTACTTCGCGCACCCGGACGCGCGCTACCTCGCCGTCGGCCGGATCGGCCGGGACCAGGTGGAAGACTACGCGCGGCGCAAGGGCCAGAGCGTGCAGGAGACGGAACGCTGGCTTGCTCCCATTCTGGCGTACGACCCGGCGAAGGTCACGGCTTCAGCGCAGGTGCAGGCATGA
- a CDS encoding methylenetetrahydrofolate reductase has product MTRISVELVPRSRSGLRAEIAEVAGHLRGVDTVNVPDLTRYSLRSWAGCAFARPAFATIPHLRAVDFNPRAPLPFLPDLDAHGIREVLVVTGDAPIDMSAKVYDADAVDLIRRLTREAPHLRVYAGLDPYRQSFVRERDYLERKLDAGAAGFFTQPFFDLRLLDTWADLLPDGTDVWWGATSILTEASLNYWRARNHAVFPRTFEPTLACNRTFAQDLLAFARDRRQNAYFMPVKVNVLEYLSGIL; this is encoded by the coding sequence ATGACCCGCATTTCCGTTGAGCTGGTGCCCCGCTCGCGCAGCGGCCTGCGCGCCGAGATTGCGGAGGTCGCCGGGCACCTGCGCGGCGTGGACACCGTGAACGTTCCGGACCTGACGCGTTACTCGCTGCGCTCCTGGGCGGGTTGCGCGTTCGCTCGGCCAGCCTTCGCCACCATTCCGCACCTGCGGGCGGTGGACTTCAATCCCCGCGCACCCCTGCCGTTCCTGCCGGACCTCGACGCGCATGGGATCCGCGAGGTGCTGGTCGTGACAGGCGACGCGCCGATCGACATGAGCGCGAAAGTCTACGACGCCGATGCCGTGGACCTCATCCGCCGCCTGACCAGGGAAGCGCCGCACCTGCGGGTGTACGCGGGCCTGGACCCGTACCGGCAGTCCTTCGTGCGGGAACGCGATTACCTCGAACGCAAACTTGATGCCGGCGCCGCCGGGTTCTTCACGCAGCCGTTCTTCGACCTGCGGCTGCTGGACACCTGGGCGGACCTTCTGCCGGACGGTACCGACGTCTGGTGGGGCGCGACGAGCATCCTTACGGAGGCGAGCCTGAACTACTGGCGCGCCCGGAATCACGCGGTGTTCCCCCGGACCTTCGAGCCGACTCTGGCGTGCAACCGGACGTTCGCGCAGGACCTCCTGGCGTTTGCCCGCGACCGGCGCCAGAACGCGTACTTTATGCCGGTCAAAGTGAATGTTCTGGAGTACCTGAGCGGCATCCTGTAG